One Glycine max cultivar Williams 82 chromosome 8, Glycine_max_v4.0, whole genome shotgun sequence genomic window, ATACCATAGAACAAATAGTTTCCAACATCGATAATCTCAAATTAATTTTGACACAAACACAAATAAAATGACCATGTGTCATGTTAGTTGTATGAAAGTCCACTTTGATAGACTTTTGTATGCTTGTGACACAGGTTGAAAGAAcacttttatcataaaataacaatgaaattatatttattttaattttaaaataaacacttatttaccttaaaaaaatgaaaaccaagATCATAAgtgaattaaagaaataaaaatctataattaaataatatttttccattttccCTTAGCATATCTACGGAATGTTAATTAGCAATTAATGAAGATGCTCATGGTTCTTACCATGTAGCCAAATTCACCTATAAGGTCTATGCCATCGCCTAGAAATAGAGTAATGTAGAGGCTGTACAATTTTATAGCTGTATTGCGTGTACTTAATTTGAGCTTTTAACGGCAGTAACAATGAAGTATTAGCGGCGCGCAGTGgtataaaagttaaaatgaattcactaagtccaaacatatttttcccatattgaatttttttctatttgagaaatgttattatgttaatatgttatacTATTATCcttcgcaaaaaaaaaaaaaaaagaatggtaTATCgtcaacacaaaaaaattaatttaataatatttgaaatagttattaaacttaataaacaagtagttatttttttaaaagcagcAATAAAAACTTATGTGCAAAATGAagtaaaacacaaaaatggaaacaaagtaAAACACAAAATGTATCTTTAGGATCTTATCTGTTAGAGGTTGCGTGGAGTTTCATCGGGGTTGGAGCTGGGTCACGAGcgttttgttaaatatttttagtatgacatgaaaaaaagaagaaagtgttGTACTTATAGACACATATACTATATAATAAATGATTGATATTTGGGGGCGAGTCATGTGAGAAGTGAGGGAGAGATGCAGTAGTAGTAGTGGGTGGTAACAGAGAAGAAAATAgggggtttggtttggtgagTTACCCAAGAGAAAGGATGAAGAGGGAACGCGAGCAGCTTGGTTCCATCGCAGGGACCTCAAGCTGCGGTTATTCAAGCGGAAAATCGAATCTTTGGGAGGAAGAAGGAGGCATGGACGAGCTTCTTGCGGTGGTGGGTTACAAGGTTAGGTCATCGGACATGGCGGAAGTGGCGCAGAAGCTTGAGCGTCTCGAAGAAGCCATGGGAAATGTCCAAGATGACCTCCCGGAGATTTCAAACGACGTCGTTCATTACAACCCTTCCGACATCTCCAACTGGCTCGAAACCATGCTTTCTAATTTTGACCCTCTCCCCTCCGAAGAGCCGGAAAAGGACTCCGCCTCGTCGGACTACGATCTTAAGGCTATTCCGGGGAAAGCAATTTATGGAGCTAGCGACGCGCTACCAAACCCTAAGCGCGTGAAAGCCGACGAGTCAAGGCGCGCGGTGGTGGTCGTTGACTCGCAGGAGAACGGGATCCGCCTCGTGCACAGCCTCATGGCGTGCGCGGAGGCCGTGGAGAACAACAACCTCGCCGTGGCGGAGGCGCTGGTGAAGCAGATCGGCTTCCTCGCTGTGTCGCAGGTTGGAGCTATGAGGAAAGTCGCAATCTACTTCGCCGAAGCGCTCGCGAGGCGAATCTACAGAGTCTTCCCTCTGCAACACTCTCTCTCCGATTCTCTTCAGATTCACTTCTACGAAACCTGTCCATACCTCAAGTTCGCACACTTCACCGCGAACCAGGTTATCCTCGAAGCGTTCCAAGGAAAGAACCGCGTTCACGTGATTGATTTCGGTATCAACCAGGGGATGCAGTGGCCGGCGCTGATGCAAGCCCTAGCGGTTCGCACCGGCGGTCCTCCGGTTTTCCGACTCACCGGAATCGGGCCGCCGGCGGCGGACAACTCCGACCACCTCCAGGAGGTAGGGTGGAAGCTCGCGCAGCTGGCGGAGGAGATCAACGTGCAGTTCGAGTACCGTGGCTTCGTCGCGAACAGCCTCGCCGATCTCGACGCCTCCATGCTCGATCTCCGGGAAGGCGAAGCCGTCGCTGTGAACTCTGTCTTCGAGTTTCACAAGCTCCTCGCCCGCCCCGGCGCGGTGGAGAAAGTACTCTCCGTCGTACGGCAGATTCGGCCGGAGATTGTCACCGTCGTCGAGCAAGAAGCGAACCACAACAGACTGAGTTTTGTCGACCGGTTCACGGAGTCACTGCACTATTATTCAACCCTATTCGACTCGCTGGAGGGTTCGCCTGTGAACCCTAACGATAAGGCCATGTCGGAGGTTTACTTAGGGAAGCAAATCTGCAACGTGGTGGCGTGCGAGGGAATGGACCGCGTGGAAAGGCACGAGACGCTGAACCAGTGGCGGAACCGGTTCGTTTCGACCGGATTTTCTTCGGTTCACTTGGGTTCGAACGCGTACAAGCAGGCCAGCATGTTGCTCGCGCTTTTTGCGGGTGGGGATGGG contains:
- the LOC100797336 gene encoding DELLA protein 2, whose product is MKREREQLGSIAGTSSCGYSSGKSNLWEEEGGMDELLAVVGYKVRSSDMAEVAQKLERLEEAMGNVQDDLPEISNDVVHYNPSDISNWLETMLSNFDPLPSEEPEKDSASSDYDLKAIPGKAIYGASDALPNPKRVKADESRRAVVVVDSQENGIRLVHSLMACAEAVENNNLAVAEALVKQIGFLAVSQVGAMRKVAIYFAEALARRIYRVFPLQHSLSDSLQIHFYETCPYLKFAHFTANQVILEAFQGKNRVHVIDFGINQGMQWPALMQALAVRTGGPPVFRLTGIGPPAADNSDHLQEVGWKLAQLAEEINVQFEYRGFVANSLADLDASMLDLREGEAVAVNSVFEFHKLLARPGAVEKVLSVVRQIRPEIVTVVEQEANHNRLSFVDRFTESLHYYSTLFDSLEGSPVNPNDKAMSEVYLGKQICNVVACEGMDRVERHETLNQWRNRFVSTGFSSVHLGSNAYKQASMLLALFAGGDGYRVEENNGCLMLGWHTRPLIATSAWQLAATR